The DNA window AAAAATTGACTTCCAATGCACTTCATATTATATAAATCTCCAAATCAAAAGAAGTGACGATCTTGAGCAAACCTGAAGAAAGAGATCAGTAATGGTATTGTAGTCAACTGGACAGCCACCTTCCATTTGGGACATCATCAAAGCAAAGTTAACAGCACCCTACAGTCCAAATTCAAGAAGAAactttagtttattaaaaacatctaataaacaaatttagttTGAGATAAATAAGTCAAAAGGCGGTACATACAGTATAATTTTTTGTCTGAAACCAGACAAGTACAAATTACACTAACTGAAAAGGGTACCTGTGGATCTGTACGGAGAATTGTTTGCAGAAGGAATAAATAGTCAGGAGCATAGCCAACctaaagaaacaaaagagaacACAAATGGGATCAGAACCCATAATTGatcaaaattaacataataagaACAAGAATAATAGGAGGcattcagaagaaaaaaaagaacagataatTAAGAAATGTTGTAACAATAAAGAGGTATAATTaagaaatgcataaaaaaagctCTCCTTTACCTGCTTCGAGTATATCAAAATTTTGTCAAACTCCCTTCTCTCAGCAAAAGCTGCAACAACTTTAGGGGTTGCCCTagctttaatatatattttcagagcaAGATCATTATCCACTGTCTACAATGACAACAAGATCAACATCATTTAAGTaatcaataaatacaagttAGAAATTGCTGAAACAGAAACTTGAGGCATCTCAAATAAGCTTCAACTAtctaatttttctataaatcaaACCTTCACGAGGTCTCCCAGTTCCTCAGTACACTCCAACTTGTCCTCTGCCAGCCAGTTCTCCAAAAGATTCTTTTTGTTCTGATTAACCACAAGGCGGGACAATTCCAACGACTCAAATGCATTAAGCTTTCCTCTAGTTAAAAGGGTCCCAAAGTATTGCAATAAGGGAGGGGTTTGCCCAGGTTGCACTGGAACACTCTGCATGTTTCAAATAGATAGATACAGCTTGCTATggttaatttcatcaaaattgaATGGAGAATGAAACTTAAACAGATACAACATTAGCACTGGATTAAAACAAAGAGAGAACCTGAAACTTGGCAACTGTGTCAGGAGTTCGAAGAATGCCTTGTGGTGACTCAGCAGCAAGCTCAGCAGCTTCTTTATACTTTGTTTGAGCAAATAATTCTTGGAAACGCTGGACAACCTGAGATTCCCAAGATAGCAGGCAACTGAGTTCTCATCACATGTGAAAcacaaagtaatttaaaaaaaaaaagaataagaaacagATGACTTACCAGATTCTCAGCACCAGGAAGGTTTCCTCTTTTGGCAAGATTGACAGCAAGCTCCAGATTATTCAACTATAACAAGGATAGTCAGATTAATCCAAACCCAGAGAGCATTTCATCAAATgttacaaagaaagaaaggaagcatATGAGCACACCTGGCCACTAACAAATGGCACAATCATTGCTTCATTTACAGTAGCCAGCAACACCTGGCCTCGCCTATTAATGGCATAAAACCCTCCCACCGTTGAAGCCTCGGCTGTCAAAAATATTGGATCTGGACTAATTCTGTTTCGGTATACTGCAGTAGCTGTCTCCAAATCATAAACAAATAGCAGCCCAAGCTTCGTGATTGCATAAATCAAACTGTATTTGTGGGATATCTGCCATTTATAAGATTTATGACTTATCAGGGATTGCTGATCAATAAAAGTAagttcagaagaaaaaaaaggtgtagCAGATACCTGCATTGCCACAGGAAAGTCATCAGCAAAATCAGGAGGAAAGAACAGATCCGCCTGTTTCTTCGTAAATGATGGCTTCCCTGTAACAAGGTTGCAAATGTTAAGACTGGGAATGAATGATTCAGAACTCCAAATCCAAGGTAAGGTAATAGAGGGAGTTGTTTCAAGGTAACTGATCATAAGCACAAAAGACAATGTTAAACAGATTCTAAACATGTTGCTTGACCCTagacagaaaagaagaaaaggagaacatATAGAGAAAGCAAAATGGAAAAATGAGAGACATAGAGACAGAGAGACAGAGAATGAAGCAGACTGACCTGGCTGGGCACCAAGCTCAATAACATGCAGCTTCGATGTAATCTGCCCAGCATTAAAAGATTTTGTGGCAAAAGAAATCAGAGTGGAAGGGTTCTCGTTTCCTGGAACCTGCTCAACACCATAAATGTAAGGACCCTTGTTgcgaaaaaggaaaaaaaaatgcgaTACAAGGAGGATTATGGTTCAGAGAAACCCATACCTTATATTGTGCAAATGATGCGGCATGTGCTTCAAGAGCTTGGCTACGTTGTTGATCCACAGAGAAAAGTTGCATGTTCCCTTTAACCAATTGTTGCCGCTGAAAACAAATACATCAGTAATTAAAACCATTAACACCATCAGGTTATGGAAAAACATTCACAAAGAAATAAACCTCGTAAACTCAAGCTGTAATAAGGGCTATCCTTAACAAACTACGGGTCAAAACTGttgaaaaaagataaacaagtaACATAACCACCTTAAGGCAAAATGGCAAAGGGAATTAATAAATTGCAATGAAGAAACAAGACAGCTGAAAAACAGTCAGAAAGAGTTCTTCCCTAATTCATATCATGACCATACACACCCCAACCAGTGGTAAGAGTTCTTCTGTAATTTATATCATGACCATAAACACCCCAACCAAAGGTCACGTCACTATGTTGGCTAGTCCAGCCCCGCCTGCTAGTTTGATTTTAAGCAACCACAGCTTCAGAAGCCCCAGGAACATCCAATACTATGGCCAACTATATTTAGCATGCCTAAGTAACTTCCTAATTATGGAAATTCTAAATTTCTACTAAGAAAGCGGCAAGtgttgttttatgaaaaaaaaaaaaacagcgtaATTTAACAgctttcaaacaaaaattaacaaaggCAACAACATACCTCAGGTGAGCCAGGAGCAATTCCAATCAAAACTAACCATTTCTCAGAAGGGTCACATTTGTAGTTTATAATCTGATTGCTTTGCAAATTAGCAGTTCTCTCAAACATCTTCACTGGTTCAGAATCACCTAAATGAATGGAACAATTGCATTCATATAAGAGAAACAATTCGAAAATGATAAAGAACAAAGTGACAACATGGATTGGAAAGCATGCAGAGGAGGAAGACTAAAAAAGCCAGTGAAGAAGATATGCAAGTTATGCCACAAATTCAGGACTGCAAAAGGATTCTGACCTTCAATAGACCAATGATAAACTGATGTCTGTGTAACCAGGCCCAGCATCTTTGGGGTTATCCACTTCCAAAAGACAATCTAGGTATAAAGCAAAAGGACATGGTTCAGATAACCTAAATCACTACAGCTTTAGTGAAAACAATACCAATCATCAAATAGCATATCACAAAATTTTATGAGGTaggttaaaaaattcaatacctGCTCAGGCATCTGGTATGATTTCATTTTTGCTTTCATCTCGATGTTAAATATTTGTAAGTGATCCTGAGTAGTTCCCGGAAGTTGGGCTTCAAAAGAATGCCCCAATTCATCAGCAGAAGGAAAAAATCTAGATAAAATCACAAGTGCGTGCACACCCGTgctcaaataaataatatgctTCAAAGACAATCAAGACATTTTCATGTGGCTTGATAAAAAATTCCTAGACAGACAGGAAATCACAGAAATCCACATATGCAGGTCTGATTAATCAAATCAGCTTAAAAATTCAATATCACCACGTTATCATTACATCTAGTACAGCAAtccaaaaacaaaggaaaaactcCACATCAtagggcttgtttggattaagatAACATATCCAGTTCAATTTTAATCTTCAATAGAACGCTACTAGATATCCAGCATTAATTTCATGTTTGCCTAAGGAATAACTGTACCCGCACATCTTAGGAGAGCAAAATTTAAGAGAAAGTATCACCCACTTGGTTGAGTTCTTTAGCATAAAAAACATACATTTACAAGGAATCAAAAGTCATACAAACTTTAAGGAGAAAAACTTAGACCATCTGCCCTCATGTGCTGAGGGGAATAGAGATTGTCCACAAACTTCCAAATAAGGAAAACAATGccttcaaaataaaatctaaaaaagctATCAATACCCATAAACGATCACAAGAATAACAACGTGCACGATGCATTATCAGCAATTAGAACCAGAGGATTCAAACAATCAAATCCTACCTTTCAAAGCAAGGATTCTAGAATTTGGATTCATGAGAGCAGAATCTGCAGTGATAGGGCGTCTCAATGGCTGCATTGGCATGTTCATATCGATAATTACAACACTATTTTGTGGCGCTGTTTCCCGTACACATATATACTTGTCTGATTCCATCGTTACATTTGTAAACGTAATAAACTGAGGACTAATCCCGATAGCCGGTAACTGCAAAAAAACAATAGATCACACAAAATTCACCAACTCAGCTCCTCCTAACTTATAAATCACCACTCGTTTACTAGCATTTTCAAAGAAACTGTAAAATTGAAGTGttctaaatcaaataattacaGCGACTAAGCCTTAGAAACCCTGTAACAATATAATCAGTAGATCTGGGCATAGAAACAAAGTATCAGATCTATAGAAACTCTAGCACAAGCTAACTTTTCACGTGTCACGTCAAGCTAAATTACAAATCAATACGTTCTGGATTCAAAATTGAGCAAAAAATGATTGATCACTCTGTTATTTTACTCATAAGCGAGCATATTTCAGTTCGGTGCACAATTTTCTATCTAAACTGAACTTCAATTTAGAAAGAAACGAAAAACAAGCGAAGAGACAGGAGTGGGTGAGGGTAATTACAGTTAAGACTTCCTTCATGGTGATCGGGGCGTTAGCCGCCGCCATGGTTGCTGATTAGATCGACGGCTCAGAGTGTGCTAATCAGAtctgtgattgaaattgaacCGTCGACTTGAGAGTCCACAACGTTGAGGATTCAAATCCCTGCAAGATCTAAAGCAGCGATAAAACCCTACAATATTCCCTcggaatcaaaagaaaagaaagagagatctAAAGAGAGGAGTTGGGAGGGAGAAGGGTGTGTCGCTGTGTGGTATAATAGACCGGTATAAACGAAAAGGAAATGGAATGTGAATTACTTAACCAGTTTAAGAGATGAGAAAAgtacagattaaaaaaaatattcttgctTAACGAAAGGCAGACGTGTTAAGCTGTGCGTTTTGGTGACTCGGACTGCagtctgggttttttttttttttttttttgacgtcAGATTCGGACTTGACCCATGAGTCCATGGCCCGACCCCTCTTGTTTCGCTTTCGGCTTGTGTTGCGCGTGTAGTGCTTGAAAATATGCAGGTGTTAATGatggaaacttttttttaaatgcggGATGgcggttaaaatttaatttttttatttaaatttgtatattattttaatatgctgatattaaaaataaatttttaaaaatataataaattattttaatatacttttaaataaaaaaaattaaaaaacaatcaatactATATTTCTAGacacccataaaaataaatcatgttccTAAGATTTTGGTATTGAGCATCTTGTCTACCATGGAATTGATGGAATTGTTGATGATATGGTCCTGCCATCAAAATCTAAACTAAGGTTACGTTGGTATTGTAATAatgagtattttaaaaatatttaaaatagttttttaattaatatcttaaatattaatatattaaaattatcaaaaataaaaaaattaaaattaaaattaaaaaaataaaaataaactttaaaaacgtacaaaaacacaacaaaagcataaaaaaacaaactgcgttttagaatttatttggcAATGCGGTTAcggttgatttttaaataattttttatattattaataattttttattttttaaaattatttttaataatagcatattaaaataaattgaaaatattaaaaatatattaatttaaaataaataaaaatattaaaatatttttaaaaacgtGAAAACAAATAGTGTCTGGATGCATCTCCGTTTTGCTTTCCACGCTGGAATGATTGATCTGTGACTACAGCCTTCGGCGCATTAGATGCACAAAATGTCGTCCGGGCTACGCGCATGTATCCTCGATAGGTTCCTGTGCGATAATTCgtcgaaaaaacaaaaatgttccTATAAAATCAAAGCTCGAACTGCTCGTGAGCTGATTTGAATGTTAGATTGCCTAGGGAGCATGCTACATGACTTGTAGGGAGACGTCCCCTTCCGATCGATACTCACATACAACAATGCCATTAAAAAAGGAATGCTAAACTTTTTCTAGATATGCTGCTCTGTGACCTGGACACTTGTACTATATTGAAATTGAGCCGGCAAAGACTTGTGATTGGTTTAGACCACGAGGGAGGAGCTGCTGCGAGCACTGTCGGGTTGTTTTACAATATAactgtgattgttattttaaatgtttttttattttaaaatatattaaaattaatattttttattttaaaaaatatttttaatattaacacataaaaaaaatttaaaaacattaaaaaatattaatttaaaataaaaaaatttaaaatttttaagaatataaattaGACCACGTTTACATACAGTATCTTAGATGTAGTAGTATCCTGCTCTTGAGAAACACAAGGTTTATCTAAGATTTTTTAACTGTACAGTGATGATACTACGATAGTAGTTGAATTTTCAAGAAAAGATAGTTGAAGATTCtaatagccaaaaaaaaattgaaaggccAACAAACCCGAAAGAAAACTACTTGGGTGACAATTTTGccttttacatttcaaaatccAAGAGATTATAAACCAGCTCGGGTTAGAATTAATATaactaaattaatcaaaattaaaaaattataagttctaatataaaattcaaaaatttacatgtgtcatgaaaaatacttcacaatttttttttttttttttataattcacaaTTGCTCTATAcaagttttatatattaaaaatattataagatctTCTCAAATATCATCAATTTAATTGCGTAACCGATcgactttattttttctttatttaatctGTATAATAATCCTAGGTACACATATAATGAACCATATCAAAACATCCCAAAATCATTATCCCACAATCTTAACATtatcaacatttattttatatttcacaaCCTAGAAATaaccataaattatttattttgtcaatttcttacaatcttttttctaagttatatttaaaattcaactaCAACTAACAACATAATTAAATCCATTTCAATCTACATACATTAACACAACAACACATACtaaatacatataattaatagaCATTTATTTGGttaactcattttttcttctttaatcatgttttatttagagtaatttatattttatcaaagaataaaataaataaataaaaatatagttaattgAATTAACTAGTTAAACTCATGATTTATATGATGAAAGttaaataacctcataaaaaccaaatctcatattaaaaggttaaattaaaacaaaaattgaatttttttttttttacatgggcAAACTAACACACATGCGGGGAAAGTGTTATTTAATATCACAGTACTTTCTTGTGTGttgttaataattaaataatttcctacaacttagatcctttcttttttattttagccgCAGCTTAAGGCGACACTCTAATCTCGTGTTCTTTATTTTGATCGAGTCAAACCACACTGGATGCTCCAACGCCACCAAAAGGAGGAAAGCCGAAACAGGATCTGAAGAGCACCGACCAACCCTTGTCGAACAAAAATGTCTAGAAACTATGGCACCAATCAAATGGCCCCATGCTCAAAAGAAACACTTGGAAGTGGACGGCTGCCGAACAAGACTGACCTGGTCCTATAACAAAACAAACGCAAATGCTCCACTGGTTAACTTGCACCACTGATGTAAAGGGAACTTTTCAAAACCTCAGAAACGGCAAACTTGAAGGGTCAACCGTGAGAACCCCACATGCTGAAAGATCTCACACTGTTATTTCAATATTCCAGTATGGCAATATCAAAGCAGCTGTTATTTGGATATCTGCGTTATAATTAAAACGTTTTTATTAAtctaagattaattaatttctgcGTATTTGAGAACTCGAGTACAAGGCTAAAGGCTATTACTTCAGTTTTTCTTCATAGAAAACTGATTTAGTAgaactagctagctagctttgCATATACAACAATTTACAAGAATCTGGCCCCCTCCTATCCCTGTACCACAGCACCTCTTGAATGTGATCATCTACCAAACTAACTGATGCCTTCTCAGCGAAGATAAAATTTTGAAGAGCTGGCCTCCCAACTTCTGAGACTGCAGGTTTCTTTTAAGGAGCACTAGCAGAATTCACCGATATTCTCCAGAGTTCAGCTCATAAAGGGAAAGTTATGGAACAAAGCGATCTAATTGAATTATCATCACACTTGTATCATCAATTGAGCCCCTCTTTAATGACAACTCAGCTAGCTTTTTACAAGCAGAGAAGAGATCCGGCTTATCAACGCCTATGCATGTAGGGCGAGCTACATCTACTGCCTCCTGATTAGTAACCTGGAAAAGAgggaattttaatatttaatcataTATACGTAAATGGACAGGATCATCCTAAGTGGATTTGGTTGCAAGAATTTACCTTGTCCCAGAGACCATCCGAGGCTAAGATCAAAAACTCACATTCTGGTTTAATCTTTAAGACTTTGGTTTCTGGTTCTGCTATCACCCATCGTTTAAGACGTCTATCTCCAATTCCTCTCGttacagcaagagacccttgaATTCTCCACACACCATGGCAACAATCTACATAGCCACCCTATAAAGAAAAAAGGACAACAACGAAAAGATTCAGCTGCAGTGtgtctgtatatatatataggtgagCGCGCGCGCGTTTTCTCTTTCACTTTCTTACATGGCATGATCGCCATTGATTGAACTGGTTACTTACCAAGGCTTCAATTCTGTCTTTTTCATCTTTGCGGGAAGGTTGGTGATCAGACGTGAGAGCCTCAGCGACCCCTTTTCGACTCATAACTGCACGACAATCACCAGTATTTGACACCACGAGGTTGCCTTGATGTATCAATGCAGTCACACAACAAGAACCACCGttaacattttgttttaaaaactcTTCGTCTGTGGTCAAGTAGCCATTTTTAATTGCCGTTTCAATTCCTTCTAAACATCTACTAGAAACTTGATCCATGATGTTCTTATTCAAATTCTTTGCTGCAAATTCAGCGGCTTTTGGCCCTCCATGCCCATCAAAAACACCAAACGAAGCCTGTAACATCAAAAAAAGAATGTTCTATTTAATacaaattttcatttcaataaaaaccTACCCTTacagaaatgaaataaaagggCAGGGTTACAAGTACCTGTTTAGAATCTCCATTAACATCGACGAAAGCAGAGTACCGATCCTCCATGATCCCACCTCTCCTTCCTCTTTTACAGTAAACAGAATAACCATCTCCTTCGACTTCTACAGCCTCCactctctcctcctctctttttgaGGAATCTAAACCAAACCCCGGAACTCCCGCCACCGGTATATTTAACCTTCCCGGCCTCTTTCTCTTCAACAAAGTATCTGTATTTGTTTCTAATATTGTCTCGTTATTAACTCGAAGAGATAAAGGTGACTTCGATGAGGACAACGAAGACGAAAACGATGATAAAAAAGAAGGTGGCAACGATAAGGACGGTGGCAACGGCGAGGACGGTGGCAACGGTGAGGACGATGATGATGCCGGGGATTGTGGACCATGGATGGTGCTAGGAGATGGAGATGGACATGGCTTGCAAAATATCGACGGAAGTCTCGGTGATTGAAATATTGGTGAGTTTGGTATCGTTGACGCTATGCTGCAGGACATGTCGTTTTCGTTGTAAGCTTCAAAAAATTCCGATTGCTCTTTTGCCTTTCTTTGGTTTATGCCTTACGCCCCTCTCTTTCTGGTTTCCCTTTTGTAGGCGAGGACGAGGGGGTGAATTTGCTAATTGTAGCATGTGGCGATTCAATATCTGTGAATGTGGAAATGGTGTATAACGGCGTCGTGTTGAGAGATGACTTTGGATTGACTGGCTTGAACGATGGTTAATTTTTCTCTGCTTGTTTTAAATGTAGATATTACTCACGCCCTTTTGAGAGAGCGTGGAGGTATTTTAGTGTTTGACCGGGTCAGTAGTTCAATTTGTGAATGAAGAGAATGTCGTGTATTACACTCTCCGTTGACTGAGACTGTTTATTCCAAACAGTTGTTTAGAAATTAGAGTTACTTTGTCTTCGTGGGCctcttttatcattatttaatgaatttaattttgatgacTAAAT is part of the Populus alba chromosome 10, ASM523922v2, whole genome shotgun sequence genome and encodes:
- the LOC118043217 gene encoding putative protein phosphatase 2C 53 yields the protein MSCSIASTIPNSPIFQSPRLPSIFCKPCPSPSPSTIHGPQSPASSSSSPLPPSSPLPPSLSLPPSFLSSFSSSLSSSKSPLSLRVNNETILETNTDTLLKRKRPGRLNIPVAGVPGFGLDSSKREEERVEAVEVEGDGYSVYCKRGRRGGIMEDRYSAFVDVNGDSKQASFGVFDGHGGPKAAEFAAKNLNKNIMDQVSSRCLEGIETAIKNGYLTTDEEFLKQNVNGGSCCVTALIHQGNLVVSNTGDCRAVMSRKGVAEALTSDHQPSRKDEKDRIEALGGYVDCCHGVWRIQGSLAVTRGIGDRRLKRWVIAEPETKVLKIKPECEFLILASDGLWDKVTNQEAVDVARPTCIGVDKPDLFSACKKLAELSLKRGSIDDTSVMIIQLDRFVP